Proteins co-encoded in one Spirosoma endbachense genomic window:
- a CDS encoding CsbD family protein produces the protein MNETTVKGGWNELKGKIKQAYGDLTDDDLTYQEGQEDEMWGKIQQKTGKTKDEINKAIADL, from the coding sequence ATGAACGAGACAACCGTAAAAGGAGGCTGGAACGAATTGAAAGGTAAGATCAAACAAGCCTACGGCGACCTAACCGACGACGATCTAACCTATCAGGAAGGTCAGGAAGACGAAATGTGGGGGAAAATCCAGCAAAAAACAGGGAAGACAAAAGACGAAATCAATAAAGCGATTGCCGATCTGTAA
- a CDS encoding dicarboxylate/amino acid:cation symporter produces the protein MRLLNNLTVRVLIAITLGILTGYLFPETAAKLKPIGDLFINLIKMVIAPIIFLTIVLGISNMGDLKKVGRVGGKALLYFEIVTTGALAIGLLLANLIRPGDGVQTAAVKGGDISKYTEQGAGMDWTEFFLHIVPSNAIKAFAEGDILQVLVFSILFGVGLTRMGELGKPLILTFERLSKVFFNILSVVMILAPLGAFGGMAFTIGKYGLSTLLPLAKLMGTVYATMFLFVFVILNLILRYYKISLWAVLKFIKEELLIVLGTSSSESALPQIMEKLETLGCSRSVVGLVVPAGYSFNLDGTTIYLVMATVFLAQVFGVDLTLGQELTIIGILMVTSKGAAGVTGSGFIVLASTLTAIKVIPVEGLALLLGVDRFMSEARSITNIIGNTVATIFIANNEGEFDRAKYNRVLNQEAKNELADYKY, from the coding sequence GTGCGTCTCCTCAACAACCTCACTGTTCGCGTTCTGATTGCTATTACCCTGGGTATTCTGACGGGGTATCTCTTTCCCGAAACTGCTGCTAAACTCAAGCCAATTGGCGACCTCTTTATCAACCTGATCAAGATGGTTATTGCGCCAATTATTTTCCTGACCATCGTGCTGGGTATCAGTAATATGGGCGATCTGAAAAAAGTAGGACGGGTAGGAGGGAAAGCGCTACTTTATTTCGAAATTGTTACAACGGGCGCGCTGGCTATCGGTCTTTTACTCGCAAATCTTATTCGCCCAGGCGATGGTGTTCAGACCGCAGCCGTTAAAGGCGGAGACATTAGTAAATATACAGAACAGGGTGCCGGAATGGACTGGACAGAGTTCTTTCTGCACATTGTACCAAGCAATGCCATTAAGGCTTTTGCAGAAGGAGATATTTTGCAGGTGCTGGTCTTTTCGATTCTGTTTGGCGTTGGCCTGACACGCATGGGCGAACTGGGCAAGCCACTCATCCTGACTTTTGAACGGTTATCGAAAGTGTTTTTCAATATTCTGAGTGTCGTGATGATTCTGGCACCACTGGGTGCATTTGGCGGAATGGCCTTCACGATTGGGAAATACGGCTTAAGCACGCTATTGCCGCTGGCAAAGCTAATGGGTACGGTTTACGCAACCATGTTTTTGTTTGTTTTTGTGATCCTGAACCTGATTCTACGGTACTACAAAATCAGCCTGTGGGCAGTGCTTAAGTTTATTAAAGAGGAACTGTTAATTGTACTGGGGACATCGTCGTCGGAGTCTGCTTTGCCGCAGATTATGGAAAAGCTCGAAACACTTGGCTGTTCACGTTCCGTAGTCGGCTTAGTCGTTCCGGCGGGTTACTCGTTTAATCTGGATGGGACTACAATCTATCTCGTGATGGCAACCGTTTTTCTGGCCCAGGTTTTTGGGGTCGATCTCACACTGGGCCAGGAGTTGACGATAATCGGAATTCTGATGGTCACCTCCAAAGGGGCTGCGGGCGTAACGGGTAGTGGCTTCATTGTGCTGGCCAGTACACTGACCGCCATTAAAGTAATTCCGGTAGAAGGGCTGGCATTATTGCTTGGTGTTGATCGATTCATGTCTGAAGCACGCTCCATAACAAACATTATAGGTAATACCGTGGCTACTATTTTCATTGCGAATAACGAAGGCGAATTTGATCGGGCTAAGTATAATCGGGTATTGAATCAGGAAGCTAAAAACGAACTGGCCGACTACAAATATTAG
- a CDS encoding TonB-dependent receptor domain-containing protein, translating to MKTLLLLSFTWVTILAKAQQTPLSPPTSSSLTQSVNSATNFGKISGTVMDEAQNKPVEFATVALINPQTEKPITGTTTDEQGKFTINNVQTGIYRIVISFLGYDNKTIPIVTVSKTGVVTALGVLSLRANSQTLNEVVVTGEKALIEDKDDRLVYNADKDLTNTGGTAIDVLKKVPLLTVDPDGTVQLKGSSSIKVLINNKPSSIMARSISEALQMIPAELIKSVEVITAPSAKYDSEGTAGIINIITKNQLQGLTGGITSSVGSRRNNLGGNFNLKRNKLSITAYGGTNWSNYYGNSATVRQNLRDGNVFSIITQSNTFKNRGNSQFGSFSIDYDLDSTNRIGVDANFGKDSRNTFSTRDTRQSIDTVLAFRRYNESQNRNNSMDVNFNYTKTFKRSPDQEYTFLAQYNQNDNQSAYKLNQFPLPVEDIVTYRERNENQNQQSELTLQTDYAHPFSTTKRRILEVGSKLIARNVGSDYRLENAPDGSLNFREDPRRSNEFNYKQSVWASYASFRLRTENRWNFNVGGRFEMTTINADFISTATRFSDRYQNFLPNLSISKRLGNEQRIRVNYSQRIQRPSINFLNPYVNYADPKNIQTGNPYLDPELTHSVELSYSTFTKGGTTINLMIFGRQTNNAIERITTVDSTGVSNSTYRNISRNATYGFNWFGAVKPVKQWNLSGSVGMNYNLLNSPSLQITNKNWSYQFNLNSSVQLPKDISIQVNGSYTSRRIQLQGQSSGFYYYGFSARKEFKKQNFSVTANFENPFREYNIVENYLRTTTFLSDGINYNVVRNIRLSLNWRFGKMKTSTDREKKKINNDDRK from the coding sequence ATGAAAACACTATTACTTCTCTCGTTCACGTGGGTAACTATTCTGGCTAAAGCACAACAAACGCCCCTATCGCCACCAACTTCATCGTCGCTGACACAGTCAGTCAATAGTGCGACTAACTTTGGTAAAATTAGCGGAACTGTGATGGATGAAGCACAGAATAAACCCGTTGAGTTTGCTACAGTTGCGCTAATAAACCCACAAACTGAAAAACCCATAACCGGCACGACTACCGATGAACAGGGTAAGTTCACGATCAATAATGTGCAGACAGGCATCTATCGGATAGTTATCAGTTTTCTGGGTTACGATAATAAAACGATCCCAATCGTCACCGTTAGTAAAACGGGGGTAGTAACGGCACTGGGCGTCTTGTCGCTGCGTGCTAACAGCCAGACACTCAATGAAGTGGTAGTCACTGGCGAAAAAGCGTTGATTGAAGATAAAGATGATCGACTGGTGTATAATGCCGACAAGGATCTGACCAATACTGGCGGCACCGCCATCGATGTCTTAAAAAAAGTCCCACTCCTGACCGTCGACCCAGATGGAACAGTACAGTTGAAAGGCAGTAGCAGTATTAAAGTCCTGATCAACAACAAACCCTCAAGCATTATGGCCCGCAGCATTAGCGAGGCCCTGCAAATGATTCCGGCGGAATTGATCAAATCCGTTGAAGTCATTACGGCTCCATCAGCCAAATACGACTCTGAAGGTACGGCAGGCATTATCAATATCATCACGAAGAATCAGTTACAGGGACTTACTGGCGGCATTACCAGCTCGGTTGGTAGCCGGAGAAATAATCTCGGTGGCAATTTTAACCTGAAACGAAATAAGCTCAGCATTACGGCCTACGGGGGTACTAACTGGAGCAATTATTATGGCAATTCAGCGACGGTTCGGCAAAATTTACGGGACGGAAATGTATTTAGTATCATCACGCAAAGTAACACATTCAAAAATCGCGGGAACTCGCAATTCGGCTCCTTCAGCATCGACTATGATTTGGATTCAACGAATCGCATTGGCGTAGATGCCAATTTCGGGAAGGATTCACGCAATACGTTCTCCACGCGGGATACGCGCCAGAGTATCGACACGGTGCTGGCTTTTCGTCGATACAACGAAAGTCAGAATCGCAACAACAGCATGGATGTCAATTTCAACTACACCAAAACATTCAAGCGAAGTCCCGATCAGGAATATACCTTTCTGGCCCAGTATAACCAGAATGACAATCAGAGTGCCTATAAACTGAATCAATTCCCACTGCCCGTTGAAGATATCGTTACCTATCGGGAACGCAATGAAAATCAAAACCAGCAAAGTGAACTGACTTTACAGACGGATTACGCTCACCCCTTTTCGACCACCAAACGACGTATTCTGGAAGTAGGCTCGAAATTGATCGCCCGGAATGTGGGGAGTGACTATCGGCTGGAAAATGCTCCTGACGGATCGCTGAATTTCCGGGAAGACCCGCGCCGGTCGAATGAATTTAATTATAAACAATCGGTCTGGGCTTCGTATGCATCGTTTCGGTTGCGAACAGAAAATCGCTGGAATTTTAATGTGGGTGGACGATTTGAAATGACCACGATCAACGCCGATTTCATTTCGACGGCTACCCGTTTCAGTGACCGGTATCAGAATTTCCTGCCCAATCTGAGCATCTCGAAACGCCTGGGCAACGAGCAGCGGATACGAGTCAATTATAGCCAGCGAATCCAGCGTCCTTCCATTAATTTTTTGAATCCATACGTCAATTATGCCGATCCTAAAAACATTCAGACCGGCAATCCGTACCTCGACCCCGAATTAACCCACTCCGTCGAACTGTCGTACAGTACGTTCACCAAAGGCGGCACAACCATCAATCTGATGATTTTTGGTCGCCAGACCAACAACGCAATCGAACGGATAACAACGGTCGATTCCACAGGAGTGTCAAACAGTACCTATCGAAACATTTCACGTAATGCCACCTACGGCTTTAACTGGTTCGGTGCCGTAAAACCGGTGAAGCAGTGGAATCTGAGCGGTTCGGTAGGTATGAACTACAACTTACTGAACAGCCCGTCCCTTCAGATTACGAATAAAAACTGGAGTTATCAGTTCAATCTGAATTCGTCGGTGCAATTACCCAAGGACATAAGCATTCAGGTCAATGGGTCCTATACGTCCCGTCGTATTCAGTTGCAGGGGCAGTCGTCCGGGTTCTATTATTACGGATTTTCGGCCCGGAAGGAATTCAAAAAGCAAAATTTCTCAGTCACCGCTAATTTCGAGAACCCGTTCCGGGAATACAATATCGTTGAGAATTACCTGCGTACAACGACCTTCCTGTCCGATGGCATCAATTATAATGTGGTCCGGAACATCCGCCTATCGTTGAACTGGCGTTTTGGAAAAATGAAAACTTCGACAGATCGGGAAAAGAAAAAGATCAATAACGATGACAGGAAGTAG
- a CDS encoding flavin-containing monooxygenase, with the protein MHTIIIGAGPAGLAMAGQLAHLNQPFTVLEASEYIGFAWRNHYDRLHLHTVKEHSALPHLPYPTNYPTYVSRLQVVEYLERYAERFKIRPLFNQKVTKIQRDQDGMWQVKTETDTFTAERVVVATGYNQVPNVPDLPGQRDFRGIIWHSYEYRNGAPFRDENVLIVGMGNTGAELALDLLEHGAKPFISVRRPINIIRRDVFGRPAQPIAIFLSKFPRWFADFLAGLAQKINVGDVSAYGLGKPAHPPSYDTRRGIIPVIDIGTLDQIKAGNITVVPGIERVNAKTVTFSDKRELPFDAIILATGYRPGVTAFLDTTLTARILNDRGYPKQLWFNDKDLQGLYFLGYTTPLTGVIYNLNIDSDRIVKHIVENNSVSA; encoded by the coding sequence ATGCACACAATCATCATTGGAGCCGGACCCGCAGGACTGGCAATGGCGGGGCAATTAGCCCACTTAAATCAGCCATTTACCGTGCTGGAAGCCAGTGAGTACATCGGTTTCGCCTGGCGCAATCATTATGACCGTCTGCACCTGCATACCGTGAAGGAACACTCTGCACTTCCTCACCTGCCCTATCCAACCAATTACCCAACCTACGTTTCGCGTTTGCAGGTTGTTGAATACCTTGAACGCTATGCCGAACGGTTCAAAATACGGCCACTTTTCAATCAAAAAGTTACGAAAATCCAACGTGATCAGGACGGAATGTGGCAGGTAAAAACCGAAACAGACACATTCACGGCGGAGCGTGTTGTTGTGGCTACTGGCTATAATCAAGTGCCTAATGTGCCGGATCTGCCCGGTCAGCGTGATTTTCGGGGTATTATCTGGCATAGCTACGAATACCGGAATGGCGCTCCCTTCCGCGATGAAAATGTGCTGATTGTCGGTATGGGTAATACGGGTGCCGAACTGGCCCTTGATTTACTGGAGCATGGCGCCAAACCGTTTATTTCGGTACGAAGACCAATCAATATCATCCGGCGCGACGTATTCGGGCGGCCAGCACAACCGATCGCCATTTTCCTGAGCAAATTTCCACGCTGGTTCGCTGATTTTCTGGCGGGTCTCGCTCAGAAAATAAATGTGGGCGATGTATCGGCCTATGGCCTTGGTAAACCAGCGCACCCTCCTTCCTATGACACCCGGCGGGGCATCATTCCAGTTATTGACATCGGCACGCTCGACCAGATTAAAGCCGGAAACATTACTGTCGTTCCGGGTATCGAGCGGGTAAATGCCAAAACCGTAACTTTTTCTGACAAACGTGAATTGCCTTTCGACGCCATTATTCTGGCAACCGGTTATCGACCGGGCGTTACGGCTTTTCTTGACACAACGCTAACCGCTCGAATCCTGAATGATCGTGGCTACCCTAAACAGCTCTGGTTCAATGACAAGGATTTGCAGGGTCTCTATTTTCTGGGTTATACAACGCCCCTGACAGGTGTCATTTACAACCTGAATATTGACTCGGATCGGATTGTGAAGCACATCGTTGAAAACAATTCTGTCTCGGCATAG
- a CDS encoding acyl-CoA thioesterase, whose translation MFHRDPNRTYPTETETRVIIRFQDCDPLQHLNNSKYFDYYFNAREDQVATLYDFNPGQMFRELKTSWVVYQHQIAYIRPAMVSEWIRITSRLIYYNEDTLVTEFVMTDDAKTHLKNVLWMTSKYISVLTGKRIPHDSVVMDYLQATLLPNVDYPNVDFNDRIKEIKQQLFPIKAV comes from the coding sequence ATGTTTCATCGCGACCCGAACCGCACATACCCCACAGAAACTGAAACACGGGTAATTATCCGTTTTCAGGACTGCGACCCACTCCAACACCTCAATAACTCGAAATATTTCGACTATTATTTCAACGCTCGCGAAGATCAGGTCGCCACACTTTATGACTTCAATCCGGGTCAGATGTTTCGGGAGTTAAAAACGAGTTGGGTTGTCTATCAACATCAGATCGCTTACATCCGCCCCGCCATGGTGAGTGAGTGGATTCGAATAACCTCCCGGCTGATTTATTATAACGAAGACACCCTGGTAACGGAGTTCGTGATGACCGACGATGCCAAGACGCACCTCAAAAACGTGCTCTGGATGACCTCAAAATACATCAGTGTACTAACGGGTAAACGCATTCCGCATGATTCAGTTGTGATGGACTACCTACAGGCTACTTTACTGCCGAATGTAGATTATCCGAACGTCGATTTCAACGACCGCATTAAGGAAATCAAGCAGCAGCTTTTTCCAATTAAGGCCGTTTAA
- a CDS encoding efflux RND transporter periplasmic adaptor subunit, whose product MKTAFYLSAIVLLVAACHQGSDGLLPTYRELTEAVYASGNIYPRNEYIVTADATGVLQQRLVNEGDSIRRNQLLFVLESDTEDARQQAAANAYRQARANLGNNSPILAELEAQVRNARIRLSNDSINYNRFRDLYGKNATSRAELERAELNYTLSHNNLRAQVNTLQRSRDQIALDVANNRSQLVSSEVAGRNTRIRSFVTGKVYEVYKDPGEVVRPGEQLALVGSGNQIYAQLAVDESDFGRLRVGQEVVLKADVYPDKVFKARVSKIYPKLNRTDQSFRADAEFVGERPASYYGLTVEANIIISQNPHALTIPKSYVIGNDSVWIEQDGKKQKVKFQKGAENFDLVEVKSGLTATSKLIANE is encoded by the coding sequence ATGAAAACCGCATTTTACCTATCTGCAATTGTGTTGCTTGTTGCCGCCTGTCATCAGGGCAGCGATGGCCTTTTGCCCACCTATCGCGAACTCACCGAAGCTGTTTATGCCTCGGGTAACATATATCCACGCAATGAGTATATCGTTACGGCCGATGCCACTGGCGTTTTACAACAACGATTGGTGAATGAGGGGGACTCCATTCGCCGGAATCAACTACTATTCGTACTGGAAAGCGACACCGAAGATGCCCGCCAGCAGGCAGCCGCAAATGCCTATCGGCAGGCGCGTGCGAATCTGGGGAATAACTCCCCCATTCTGGCCGAACTGGAAGCGCAGGTACGTAATGCCCGAATACGGCTCAGTAACGATTCGATCAATTACAACCGATTCCGCGATCTGTACGGCAAGAATGCAACCTCAAGAGCAGAACTGGAACGCGCTGAACTGAACTATACGCTGTCGCACAACAACCTGCGCGCTCAGGTCAACACCTTGCAACGCAGCCGCGATCAGATTGCACTCGACGTTGCCAATAACCGCAGCCAGTTGGTTAGTTCTGAAGTAGCCGGACGCAACACGCGCATTCGCAGTTTCGTGACTGGGAAAGTCTACGAAGTGTACAAAGATCCGGGTGAGGTTGTCCGGCCCGGCGAGCAGCTTGCCCTTGTGGGTAGCGGCAATCAGATATACGCGCAGTTGGCGGTCGATGAAAGCGATTTCGGTCGGCTCCGGGTCGGGCAGGAGGTTGTTCTGAAAGCTGACGTTTACCCCGATAAAGTATTCAAGGCCCGTGTTAGCAAGATTTATCCAAAACTCAACCGCACCGACCAATCGTTCCGGGCCGATGCTGAATTTGTTGGCGAACGACCCGCATCCTATTACGGGCTGACCGTAGAAGCCAACATCATTATCAGCCAGAACCCGCACGCTCTGACAATCCCGAAATCCTATGTCATCGGCAATGATAGTGTCTGGATTGAGCAGGACGGCAAAAAACAGAAAGTAAAATTCCAGAAAGGAGCCGAAAACTTTGACCTCGTCGAAGTAAAAAGCGGCCTGACGGCGACCTCAAAACTAATTGCGAATGAGTGA
- a CDS encoding TolC family protein yields MNRYALSGLMFFSLTVNAQTVVTTVQEVLALARRNNPELINARQNRLTQAQQRTASRANLLPQARFFTNFDYNFALPVQLVPAEFLGGKPGEFRSLQFGLPYVLAAGTEVTVPVINRPARADLGIVEQNLRITDTQTLVLQDEISTQTARVYHATLLTRSAIALTRRNLLAADTLTQIARDRLDKGLIEPLEYNRIRSVQLTTADVLYQNELTYVRNLNQLKLILGLAPTDSLVLSQDLTIQSATTAITASVFSPVERPQVTLQQARIELSRLQLNRERLQRWPTLSAYGRFTEQAQRSQINFLNTNQPWYTIGVAGLQFNWPIFTGGLRTSNITRARLQLKVAESELDYERKRQQTDHEDVRNTYNQAIRSLDLNRQNYELNNQNVEIALIKYRSGLFAYDQYLNVFNEALTAQNRYLNNLSTVFINQTILQIRSGQ; encoded by the coding sequence ATGAATCGGTATGCTCTTAGCGGCCTGATGTTTTTTTCGCTTACCGTAAACGCCCAAACGGTTGTCACGACGGTGCAGGAAGTCCTGGCACTGGCCCGACGCAATAATCCGGAACTGATAAACGCCCGGCAAAATCGGCTGACTCAGGCTCAGCAACGAACAGCTTCCCGGGCAAATCTACTCCCACAGGCTCGCTTTTTCACGAACTTCGACTACAATTTTGCCCTGCCAGTACAGTTGGTTCCGGCTGAATTTTTAGGGGGAAAGCCGGGGGAGTTTCGTTCACTGCAATTTGGATTGCCTTATGTGCTGGCTGCCGGTACCGAAGTTACGGTTCCGGTTATAAACCGACCCGCTCGGGCCGATCTTGGTATTGTGGAGCAAAACCTCCGCATCACCGATACGCAAACATTGGTTTTGCAGGACGAGATTTCGACCCAAACCGCCCGCGTTTATCATGCCACGCTTCTGACCCGTTCGGCAATTGCGCTTACCCGTCGGAATCTACTGGCCGCCGACACGCTCACTCAAATTGCCCGCGATCGGCTTGACAAAGGGCTCATTGAACCACTGGAATATAACCGGATTCGGTCGGTACAACTGACCACGGCCGATGTGCTCTACCAAAACGAGCTAACCTATGTCCGTAATCTGAACCAGCTCAAACTGATTCTGGGGCTGGCCCCAACCGATAGTCTGGTGTTGTCGCAGGATCTTACCATACAAAGCGCAACGACCGCCATAACGGCTTCGGTGTTTAGCCCCGTTGAACGCCCACAGGTAACGCTCCAGCAGGCTCGTATCGAGCTTTCCCGACTGCAACTCAACCGCGAACGACTACAACGATGGCCCACTCTTTCGGCCTATGGCCGGTTTACCGAACAGGCCCAGCGCAGCCAGATCAATTTCCTGAATACAAACCAGCCGTGGTATACAATTGGCGTAGCAGGACTGCAATTCAACTGGCCGATTTTTACGGGAGGGCTGCGTACCAGCAACATTACCCGCGCCCGCCTGCAACTAAAAGTAGCCGAGTCTGAACTGGATTATGAGCGAAAACGGCAGCAAACCGATCATGAAGATGTTCGGAATACGTATAATCAGGCGATTCGATCGCTGGACTTAAACCGCCAGAATTATGAACTCAACAATCAGAACGTCGAGATTGCACTGATCAAATATCGATCCGGCCTGTTTGCTTACGATCAGTATCTGAACGTTTTCAATGAAGCGTTGACGGCGCAAAATCGGTACCTGAATAATCTGTCGACCGTATTTATCAATCAGACGATTTTGCAAATCCGAAGTGGGCAGTAA
- a CDS encoding DUF2147 domain-containing protein codes for MKTMRNLLPIFFLLLFQTAFAPKDNADAVVGTWLNGTKKGHIQIYKQGGTYFGKLIWVSEPNDPATGKPKTDIRNTDASKRNRPLQNLLLMYNFKFDGGNVWSDGKIYNPEDGKEYNCKMTLKDPNTLDVRGYVGISLLGKTQTWTRIK; via the coding sequence ATGAAAACTATGCGTAACCTGTTGCCAATCTTTTTTCTGCTTCTTTTTCAAACCGCTTTCGCCCCTAAAGACAATGCCGATGCGGTGGTCGGCACCTGGCTTAATGGCACAAAAAAAGGGCATATTCAGATTTATAAGCAGGGCGGTACTTATTTCGGTAAACTTATCTGGGTTAGCGAACCCAATGATCCGGCTACGGGCAAACCCAAAACGGATATCCGCAATACAGATGCTTCCAAACGGAACCGCCCCCTGCAGAATCTGCTATTGATGTATAATTTCAAATTTGATGGCGGCAACGTGTGGAGTGACGGCAAGATTTATAATCCCGAAGATGGCAAAGAATATAATTGCAAGATGACTCTCAAAGACCCCAACACCCTCGACGTGCGTGGTTATGTAGGCATCTCACTTCTGGGCAAAACTCAGACCTGGACACGAATTAAATAA
- a CDS encoding ABC transporter permease — MDLHIASQIARTHLMAKKRQTLVAMLGVTFGIAMFITMISFMQGVNQFLEDSALDASPHIRLYNEVNTQRPGLIEQLWPGQFNVIYHQKPKDEQARIKNGLTIAERIEREPGVLGVSPQVATQVFYNNGPIQLSGTIAGVDIERENRLYNLKSRLKSGSLSTLKTNPDGLIMGTVLARKLNVRVGDKVTVTTPKGGTRILRVVGTFGFGVGTVDNTKSYGNLSTVQEILQRDPSYITDIHIKMIDPLQAIPFGKRLRVVYGYYTEDWATANTAILAGEKIRNMLTYVVSITLLVVAGFGIYNIMNMTVINKIKDIAILKATGFDGRDIIAIFLLQAAFIGLSGGLLGLGIGFGLSYLLSITPFDAGDFLSLKTFPVIFAAKYYIMGMLFGVITTVLAGFFPSRKAAQVDPVAILRG; from the coding sequence ATGGACCTTCACATCGCATCGCAGATTGCCCGGACGCACCTGATGGCGAAAAAGCGCCAGACGCTCGTTGCCATGCTTGGCGTAACGTTCGGCATTGCTATGTTCATCACCATGATTTCGTTTATGCAGGGGGTAAATCAGTTTCTGGAAGATTCCGCGCTGGATGCCAGTCCCCACATCCGACTCTATAACGAAGTGAACACCCAACGCCCCGGCCTGATCGAGCAACTATGGCCCGGCCAGTTCAACGTTATTTACCACCAGAAACCCAAAGATGAACAGGCCCGAATCAAGAATGGTCTCACCATTGCCGAACGTATCGAACGCGAGCCCGGTGTACTTGGCGTTTCGCCACAGGTAGCCACACAGGTGTTTTACAACAATGGACCCATTCAGCTCTCGGGCACAATTGCCGGTGTCGATATTGAGCGTGAAAACAGGCTCTACAATCTAAAATCACGGCTAAAATCAGGAAGCCTGAGTACCTTAAAAACGAACCCCGACGGCCTGATTATGGGCACGGTTCTGGCCAGAAAACTCAACGTTCGCGTGGGCGACAAAGTAACGGTAACGACACCCAAAGGCGGTACGCGTATCCTGCGTGTAGTCGGCACGTTTGGATTTGGCGTCGGTACTGTCGACAATACCAAGAGCTATGGAAACCTGTCGACTGTGCAGGAAATTCTTCAGAGAGATCCCAGCTACATCACCGACATTCACATCAAAATGATCGATCCATTGCAGGCTATTCCGTTCGGGAAGCGGCTCCGGGTTGTTTACGGCTACTACACCGAAGATTGGGCAACAGCTAACACCGCAATTCTGGCGGGCGAAAAAATCCGAAATATGTTAACGTATGTCGTTTCTATTACCCTTCTTGTTGTGGCCGGGTTCGGCATTTACAACATTATGAACATGACGGTAATCAACAAAATCAAGGATATCGCCATCCTGAAAGCCACGGGTTTCGATGGGCGCGACATTATTGCCATTTTTCTGTTACAGGCCGCTTTTATTGGTCTGTCGGGTGGTTTATTGGGGCTCGGCATTGGGTTTGGTTTAAGTTATCTGTTGTCCATTACGCCTTTCGATGCGGGTGATTTTTTAAGTCTGAAAACGTTTCCCGTCATTTTTGCGGCTAAATATTACATCATGGGTATGCTGTTCGGCGTCATAACTACCGTGCTGGCGGGATTTTTCCCCTCGCGCAAGGCCGCACAGGTAGACCCTGTAGCTATTTTGAGAGGCTAA
- a CDS encoding ABC transporter ATP-binding protein, with the protein MNTVLSARHLNKYFYDPEKFQVLNDVTFEVQKGEFLSIVGKSGCGKSTLLYLLSTMDTDYEGNIEMAGTSLKGRSQDYLAHFRNEHLGFVFQFHFLLPEFSALQNVMLPGLKLGRYPEKQVEERAMEKLRLIGMADFARKPASKLSGGQQQRVAIARALINDPTIIMGDEPTGNLDKANTDNVFEIFRDLAGKGQTIIAVTHDPDFAAGTDRVIEMSDGMIIASHENKI; encoded by the coding sequence ATGAACACGGTTCTTTCTGCCCGGCATCTCAACAAGTACTTCTACGATCCTGAGAAATTTCAGGTGCTGAACGATGTTACGTTTGAGGTGCAGAAAGGTGAATTTCTGTCAATAGTCGGCAAATCGGGTTGTGGTAAATCGACACTTCTCTATTTGCTTTCAACGATGGATACCGACTATGAAGGCAACATCGAAATGGCAGGAACGTCGCTAAAAGGCCGCAGTCAGGATTATTTAGCCCATTTTCGCAACGAACACCTGGGATTCGTGTTCCAGTTTCATTTTCTGCTGCCCGAATTTTCGGCCTTGCAGAACGTGATGTTACCCGGATTGAAGCTCGGCCGTTATCCGGAAAAACAAGTGGAAGAACGCGCTATGGAAAAGCTTCGGCTGATTGGCATGGCCGATTTCGCCCGAAAACCAGCCAGTAAACTCTCGGGTGGACAACAACAGCGAGTGGCTATTGCCCGTGCCCTGATCAACGATCCGACTATTATTATGGGCGACGAACCAACGGGTAATTTAGATAAAGCCAATACCGATAATGTCTTCGAGATTTTTCGTGACCTCGCCGGTAAAGGCCAGACTATTATTGCCGTTACGCATGACCCCGACTTTGCGGCAGGAACCGATCGCGTCATCGAAATGTCAGACGGAATGATCATCGCAAGCCATGAAAATAAAATTTAA